In the Eremothecium cymbalariae DBVPG#7215 chromosome 7, complete sequence genome, one interval contains:
- the YAT2 gene encoding carnitine O-acetyltransferase YAT2 (similar to Ashbya gossypii ABR172W), whose amino-acid sequence MSSLHDIVIENGYSTFSNEDSLPKLPLPKLETTLTRLAEGLKPFQYADSNYQHPLDPVKTSELALAIDNFLNSTAAKKLQAKLEEFHRSSACYLDKLHFDINNHMAEKELSQDILPRNPFLILADDTIDDVAQEARAGVLCFSALRFVSALRRRVLSPDCGNDGEPRSMTPYMNLFGTTRCPVFESGEVESFDLNKPYSESDVDAESKLNRDLETLYDPDATRTPTAGSDDIDEQFNRHGINMKQYPESRHVLIISRGQYYTLEVLDEKFHLLYNHSDLSDIFLAVLDDSKKSYGLERSTALGSLTSYSFKNWKYARKRLQKRFPNELEMIDSALFVIVLDESDNKDDWKNSFAKRIFYGTSVIDDATGLQVGSCKSRWYDKLQLVITADAKAGIIWDSFTCDGSIILRFASDIYAESVLRLAIDVHDADPKFSLWPKVEVHRILRDDEPNDKYLKKIEWSFSNVLNTHVHLSETKLTDIISKHDIITYRIPFGRRTAQKLGVRADSMIQVALQIAHYALYGKIIFSLEPISIRAFKNSKSTFILVQSSELLELCQQFISNSLTELEKFEKFLHACQVHSLSIVEAQDGLAIEKHCYALRHLFKFNRHFGVNLTPEEVKCASALFDCVILERIYSPELIASNCGNIAMSTFGVTPAVPYGFGIGYIVKHDQTDITVTSQYRQGTRFMFMLEWVLTEIYEYWKLARDSNGGEGIKISPAVDMLYELDDAMNSSKHPSNPTKPNFASGGGYGLFDLKGHIESRSSASSTPITRAASPLNIADLLTTLSLHKVNISLSTSDEKLTTGCEIKKLDPPSSSSRVEGNDTEPAPRKSNVINSRFIINFNRSSCGRKIDTID is encoded by the coding sequence ATGTCTTCGCTTCATGACATTGTAATAGAAAACGGATATTCGACTTTCTCAAATGAGGATTCGTTGCCGAAATTGCCACTTCCAAAGTTAGAGACTACTTTGACTAGGTTGGCGGAAGGGCTAAAGCCCTTTCAGTATGCTGACAGTAATTACCAACATCCCTTAGATCCTGTGAAAACGTCAGAGTTGGCGTTAGCCATAGACAACTTTCTAAATTCTACAGCCGCAAAGAAACTGCAGGCCAAATTGGAGGAATTTCATCGGAGCAGTGCTTGTTATTTGGATAAGTTGCACTTTGACATTAACAATCATATGGCTGAGAAGGAGTTATCACAAGATATCCTTCCAAGAAATCCGTTCCTCATACTAGCGGATGACACTATTGATGATGTGGCACAAGAAGCCCGTGCAGGTGTTTTATGCTTTTCCGCGTTAAGATTTGTGTCTGCACTTAGAAGACGTGTGCTTTCACCAGATTGCGGCAATGATGGCGAGCCACGTTCTATGACCCCGTACATGAATCTATTTGGCACTACCAGATGCCCTGTTTTTGAAAGTGGTGAGGTGGAGTCATTTGATCTGAATAAACCATACTCGGAAAGTGATGTTGACGCAGAATCAAAGCTTAACAGAGACTTGGAGACTTTGTATGACCCAGATGCAACCCGAACGCCTACGGCAGGATCTGATGATATCGATGAGCAATTTAATCGTCATGGTATTAATATGAAACAGTATCCTGAATCTAGACATGTCCTTATAATATCCAGGGGTCAGTATTATACACTTGAAGTATTAGATGAGAAGTTTCACTTACTGTACAATCATAGTGATCTttctgatatatttttagcGGTACTGGATGATTCTAAGAAATCGTATGGTTTAGAAAGGTCTACAGCCCTTGGAAGCCTAACATCATATTCTTTTAAGAACTGGAAGTATGCTAGGAAAAGATTACAAAAAAGATTTCCCAATGAACTGGAAATGATCGATTCCGCGTTATTTGTTATTGTATTGGATGAATCTGATAACAAAGATGACTGGAAGAACTCATTTGCAAAAAGGATCTTCTATGGAACTAGCGTTATTGATGATGCAACAGGGTTGCAGGTAGGTTCTTGCAAAAGCCGCTGGTATGATAAGCTACAACTGGTAATCACTGCAGATGCTAAAGCGGGCATCATTTGGGATTCTTTTACATGTGATGgttcaataatattgaGGTTTGCCTCTGATATTTATGCTGAGTCAGTTTTAAGGCTAGCAATAGATGTTCATGATGCAGACCCCAAGTTTTCGCTTTGGCCCAAGGTCGAAGTTCATCGGATTTTAAGGGATGATGAACCTAATGAcaaatatttaaagaaaattgaatGGTCGTTCAGCAATGTTCTAAACACTCATGTGCATCTTTCAGAAACCAAGCTAACAGATATCATTTCTAAGCACGACATTATAACGTACAGGATTCCATTTGGACGTCGCACTGCTCAAAAGTTGGGCGTTAGAGCTGACTCAATGATACAAGTTGCTTTACAAATAGCGCACTATGCTCTGTATGGTAAAATCATTTTCAGCCTGGAGCCAATTTCCATTAGAGCATTTAAAAATTCGAAGTCAACATTCATTCTCGTCCAATCGTCTGAGCTTTTGGAACTTTGTCAGCAATTTATCTCCAATTCCTTGacagaattggaaaagttCGAGAAGTTTCTACATGCATGCCAGGTTCACAGTTTGTCTATTGTTGAAGCACAGGACGGTTTAGCGATTGAGAAGCACTGTTATGCTTTGCGTcatctttttaaattcaacCGTCATTTTGGAGTGAATTTGACTCCTGAAGAAGTGAAATGCGCTTCTGCACTATTTGATTGTGTAATACTGGAACGTATTTATTCACCAGAACTAATTGCGTCGAATTGTGGCAATATTGCAATGTCGACATTTGGTGTCACACCCGCTGTACCTTACGGTTTTGGAATCGGGTACATTGTAAAGCATGATCAAACCGATATAACCGTGACATCTCAATATAGACAAGGAACAAGGTTCATGTTCATGTTAGAATGGGTTCTAACtgaaatatatgaatattgGAAACTAGCCCGAGATTCTAATGGAGGAGAAGGTATCAAGATCAGTCCAGCAGTGGATATGCTATACGAATTGGATGACGCcatgaattcttcaaagcaCCCCTCTAATCCGACAAAGCCTAACTTTGCCTCCGGCGGTGGATATGGGTTATTCGACTTAAAAGGTCATATAGAATCAAGAAGTAGTGCTTCCTCTACGCCAATCACCAGAGCAGCTTCCCCACTGAATATTGCTGACCTATTGACGACATTATCTTTACATAAGGTCAACATTTCTCTTTCCACAAGCGATGAGAAGCTTACGACTGGATGCGAGATAAAAAAGCTAGATCCACCTAGTTCCAGCTCTCGGGTGGAAGGCAATGATACTGAGCCTGCTCCAAGGAAGTCTAATGTAATCAATTCGAGGtttatcatcaattttaatCGTTCAAGTTGCGGCCGTAAAATTGATACCATTGACTAA
- the LEU3 gene encoding leucine-responsive transcriptional regulator LEU3 (similar to Ashbya gossypii ABR174W): protein MHSELHSQDEKSTAPSIDGEMYVRSSSDERKQKRKKFACVECRQQKSKCDAHDRAPEPCTRCFKKNVPCVLQRDFRRTYKRARNEVIERRFKELTKSLTNLGAEEILKKIEEEQQVLLNNRNFTKDKVKKLRELGTLDLEEPSIHMSKASRNEFNEFQPFTPPCESVFLTKEQLKCAPKRLGDVSMSSADISELFQEFATKYHQFLPVVDISKGPERIYKLCPCLFWVIILISLRRKVRSMALMKKLSSMVKSIIAEICTSPIIRYSPSETDEPILNAASVYSAQALLLYTYWPPITSSLSADTSWNTVGFAMLQSIQIGLNSTQYSTEYANANSKVINERIQTWVCCNIVSQTIASAFGFQSFSSYDFAVISALNNNININPNVLLSPCLKEMAQIAHFEYQITNTMNCNPLSPTGMVNSDEKLPLLHVLDKQLTALEFKLQSDHLDDIRKFMLLLTKVHLFSYYFTTISSDSQLSNLSFSDITIRGVELDFISKRGLVRAYNSAVALLEHAESIGKSQPSLIKYFPSVFVLSIWQSACVISKLAKSSLEDALDIKSGELAYQAAILLSLDASVVKHDMAYRSSGIMRSLWSMFSNMYDDWKLKRDANNGILPQDFNLGIAIKTRMSVSVFFDCLFVLRQKCGMAKLGRELKRKLTDYEGEDGDIEDNDTGKAVNIGLTREKNPEENARKIIETIPLDPEPFNVLQNSETDTVSPNETNASRSLSLKTILNANSPEKQPRHQSVPVFRISKSSDSTPATVLEMNENVDYGTVHVQKLQSNDFLQNFMSSEKANNVYDAISSLNQNNVQFPDTESNKSSNNVEHPLYADQSTYNSDGPNTLSNFQRDSPQLLDNWDNRESWESDVVFKDVDLLMAEFAFNPSVL from the coding sequence ATGCATTCTGAGTTGCATTCACAGGATGAAAAATCCACTGCTCCTTCCATAGATGGTGAGATGTATGTTAGAAGCAGTTCGGATGAGAGAAAacagaagagaaagaaatttgcATGCGTTGAATGCAGACAGCAAAAGTCTAAATGTGATGCCCATGATCGAGCCCCTGAGCCGTGTACTAGGTGCTTTAAGAAGAATGTGCCTTGTGTATTACAGCGAGATTTCAGAAGGACCTATAAGAGAGCTCGAAATGAAGTCATTGAACGTAGATTTAAGGAACTAACAAAATCCTTAACCAACTTAGGTGCTGAAGAGATACTCAAGAAAATAGAAGAGGAGCAACAggttttgttgaataatagGAACTTTACTAAGGACAAGGTGAAGAAGCTGCGAGAGCTTGGAACTCTTGATTTGGAGGAGCCAAGTATACATATGTCAAAAGCTTCAAGAAAcgaatttaatgaattcCAACCATTTACACCACCATGTGAGTCAGTATTTCTAACGAAGGAACAGCTCAAATGTGCTCCGAAAAGGCTAGGTGATGTGAGTATGTCTTCTGCAGATATTTCGGAGTTATTTCAGGAATTTGCAACCAAATATCATCAGTTTCTTCCAGTAGTTGACATATCCAAAGGCCCTGAAAGGATATACAAGCTGTGCCCATGTCTTTTCTGGGTTATTATTCTCATTTCATTAAGAAGAAAGGTTCGAAGTATGGCTTTAATGAAAAAGTTGTCATCCATGGTAAAATCCATTATTGCGGAGATTTGCACTTCTCCAATAATAAGATATTCCCCCTCTGAAACGGATGAACCTATTCTAAATGCTGCATCTGTCTATTCTGCTCAAGCACTGCTTCTGTATACGTATTGGCCCCCTATTACGTCATCGTTGAGTGCGGACACATCATGGAACACCGTAGGATTTGCAATGCTTCAGTCCATACAAATTGGTCTTAATAGCACCCAATATTCCACCGAATATGCAAATGCGAATTCGAAAGTCATTAATGAGCGGATTCAAACTTGGGTGTGTTGCAATATCGTTTCACAAACCATTGCGTCAGCATTTGGGTTTCAATCTTTTTCATCCTATGATTTTGCTGTCATCAGTGCattgaataataacatAAACATCAATCCCAATGTCCTGCTTTCTCCTTGTCTCAAAGAAATGGCCCAGATAGCACACTTTGAGTATCAGATAACGAATACAATGAATTGTAACCCACTAAGCCCTACTGGAATGGTAAATAGCGATGAGAAATTGCCATTATTACATGTTTTAGATAAACAGTTAACTGCCTTGGAATTTAAGCTACAGAGCGATCATCTTGACGATATAAGAAAGTTTATGCTATTGTTGACGAAAGTACATCTATTTTCATACTATTTTACCACAATATCTTCGGATTCACAGCTTTCTAACTTAAGTTTCTCAGATATAACAATCAGGGGCGTTGAATTAGATTTTATAAGCAAACGAGGGTTAGTAAGAGCTTATAATTCTGCAGTAGCTCTTTTGGAGCATGCTGAATCCATAGGGAAATCACAACCTTCATTGATTAAATACTTTCCAAGCGTGTTTGTACTTAGTATATGGCAGTCAGCGTGTGTGATTTCTAAACTAGCCAAGTCCTCTCTTGAAGATGCATTGGATATTAAATCAGGGGAACTGGCCTACCAAGCAgctatattattatctctTGATGCTTCGGTGGTAAAACACGATATGGCATATAGATCTTCAGGAATAATGCGGAGCTTGTGGAGCATGTTCAGTAACATGTATGATGATTGGAAGCTGAAACGAGATGCGAATAACGGAATTTTGCCTCAGGACTTTAACTTGGGAATAGCAATTAAAACAAGAATGTCAGTCAGTGTTTTCTTTGATTGTTTATTTGTACTAAGACAGAAATGTGGGATGGCTAAATTAGGTCGTGAACTCAAACGTAAACTAACAGACTACGAAGGGGAGGATGGTGATATAGAAGACAACGATACTGGAAAAGCTGTTAACATAGGTTTGACCAGAGAGAAAAACCCTGAGGAAAATGCAAGGAAAATTATTGAGACCATTCCATTAGATCCAGAGCCCTTTAATGTACTGCAAAACTCTGAAACCGATACCGTCTCACCAAATGAAACTAACGCAAGCCGTTCTCTTTCTCTAAAAACAATATTAAACGCCAATTCACCGGAAAAACAGCCAAGGCATCAAAGTGTACCAGTGTTCAGAATATCCAAAAGCTCGGATAGCACACCAGCAACCGTGCTGGAGATGAATGAAAATGTTGACTATGGAACTGTCCATGTGCAGAAACTTCAGTCTAATGAtttccttcaaaattttatgAGCTCTGAGAAAGCTAACAATGTGTATGATGCTATCTCGAGCTTAAACCAAAATAATGTCCAATTCCCTGACACAGAGTCGAATAAGTCTTCAAACAATGTTGAACATCCTCTGTATGCTGACCAATCAACCTATAATAGTGACGGACCTAATACCCTTTCAAACTTCCAAAGGGATTCACCACAACTATTAGATAATTGGGATAATCGTGAAAGTTGGGAGTCGGACGTTGTCTTCAAAGATGTTGATCTGCTGATGGCGGAGTTTGCGTTCAACCCATCTGTACTCTGA
- a CDS encoding uncharacterized protein (similar to Ashbya gossypii ABR173C) has product MQVKDIYNASNDVKLLCASVFFRLMSYGLTNQILTLFLKEIGVTEKEIGWFISLTLIGDVLISYFLTWYADHLGRRLVLIYGSMMMVLSGMVFSYFEDTRILLFFAIIGVLSPSSEEVGPFKSIEESMIAHLTPHHQRPEIFGFHSMIGTLGSASGAVFSGLFIHSLQIFYPNMSNLIYYKTMFLVYTCFALIKLFIMLSLSEEVEFDYGQNKPISPTTEPEDETSALLPSSTSRGLSSQTVQTITKLLIVFMTDSLGSGFMSSAWVVYYYATAFHMTALGLGVLFFCTKLITAASNIPSAAIARNFGPVRATLLVQIPSALFLMLIPSAYNLLPLSILFLTLFNFTTDMDVIPRQLLLTTIIDPRDLTKVMGLVNIGKTFARCIGPVFTGLFADKGLLWVCFVISGCLVVLSDLTLAVLYCGIDEQILAKTQNND; this is encoded by the coding sequence ATGCAGGtaaaggatatatataatgctTCTAATGATGTTAAACTATTATGTGCGTCGGTTTTCTTCAGACTAATGTCATACGGTCTAACAAACCAAATATTGACCttatttttaaaggaaATCGGGGTTACAGAGAAAGAAATCGGTTGGTTCATCTCGTTGACACTCATAGGTGATGTGTtaatatcatattttttgacATGGTATGCGGACCATTTGGGTAGAAGACTGGTACTGATCTATGGATCTATGATGATGGTGTTGTCAGGAATGGTGTTCAGTTACTTCGAGGATACACGTATTCTGCTGTTCTTCGCAATAATTGGTGTGTTGTCGCCTTCAAGTGAAGAGGTGGGACCTTTCAAATCCATTGAAGAGTCGATGATAGCACATTTAACTCCACATCACCAAAGACCtgaaatttttggttttcaCTCAATGATAGGTACTTTGGGTAGCGCCTCTGGTGCTGTCTTTAGTGGATTATTCATTCATAGcttacaaatattttaccCTAATATGAGTAATCTAATATACTATAAGACGATGTTTCTAGTATACACCTGTTTTGCTCTCATAAAGCTATTCATTATGCTGTCGCTATCggaagaagttgaatttGATTATGGGCAAAATAAGCCTATCTCACCTACGACTGAGCCTGAAGACGAAACATCAGCACTACTTCCGAGTAGCACTTCTCGTGGGCTTTCATCCCAAACTGTCCAAACTATAACAAAGCTGTTGATCGTTTTTATGACGGACTCACTGGGGTCCGGTTTCATGTCATCTGCCTGGGTTGTTTACTATTATGCAACTGCGTTCCATATGACTGCTTTAGGACTAGGAGTCTTGTTCTTCTGTACTAAGTTAATTACAGCGGCCTCTAACATACCATCTGCTGCCATTGCGAGAAACTTTGGCCCTGTAAGGGCAACATTGCTGGTCCAAATTCCATCAGCGTTGTTTCTCATGTTAATTCCTTCCGCTTACAACCTGTTACCCTTGTCTATTTTGTTCCTAACATTATTCAACTTTACCACAGATATGGACGTCATACCAAGACAGCTACTATTGACCACCATTATTGATCCAAGGGATCTAACAAAGGTTATGGGCCTAGTAAATATTGGGAAAACTTTTGCGCGCTGTATTGGCCCTGTTTTTACAGGTCTATTCGCGGACAAAGGCCTTCTGTGGGTATGCTTTGTTATCAGTGGATGTCTCGTTGTGTTATCTGATCTGACCTTGGCCGTACTTTATTGCGGCATAGACGAGCAGATCCTCGCAAAAACTCAAAACAATGATTAG